A stretch of Chitinophaga caeni DNA encodes these proteins:
- the ggt gene encoding gamma-glutamyltransferase, with amino-acid sequence MFSTMIISVLRKTGLLLLLASIQMQVRAQTVQAFNYKVEKHGIFREAAVASAHPLASKVGRMILAKGGNAVDAAIAMQWALAVVYPQAGNIGGGGFMVAHLNDGRNLAIDYREMAPAAAYRDMYLDEDGSVNSRKSIDGHLAVGVPGTVAGLFASHRYAKLPMATLIAPAIELAKLGFAVTAAEARGLNSLQSRFKQFNTSGNAFIRDVPWQEGDTLVQTDLANTLMRISVAGEKGFYEGETAQLIVAEMQRGHGIITLDDLKNYKAKYRDAIIFPYKGYKVITMPLPSSGGIILQQMMGMVEPYSIGKFKHNSAEAVQLMTEIERRAYADRAAFLGDEDFVNVPVAAITNPGYLTRRMQGYQPGIAGNSEQIQAGQIPDPSEQTTHLNVLDAAGNAVSVTTTLNGSYGSKVVVSRAGFFLNNEMDDFSAKPGVANMYGLVGNEANAIAPGKRMLSSMTPTIVLKENQPYIVTGTPGGSTIITSVFQTLLNVIDFKLDAMETVNAPKFHHQWLPDVIDVEADFPEPVIEALEKMGYKVHKRGAIGRTELIIKHGENGQIEAVGDKRGDDSVAGI; translated from the coding sequence ATGTTTTCAACTATGATCATATCGGTATTACGCAAAACCGGCTTGCTTTTATTGCTGGCCAGCATTCAAATGCAGGTGCGGGCCCAAACGGTGCAAGCCTTCAACTACAAGGTTGAAAAACACGGGATATTCCGGGAGGCTGCCGTAGCGAGCGCCCACCCTTTAGCAAGCAAAGTAGGTCGCATGATCCTGGCAAAAGGTGGAAATGCTGTAGATGCAGCTATTGCCATGCAATGGGCATTGGCTGTAGTGTATCCACAAGCGGGAAACATCGGTGGCGGAGGATTCATGGTGGCACATTTAAACGATGGCCGCAATTTGGCGATCGATTACAGGGAGATGGCTCCTGCTGCGGCTTACCGCGATATGTACCTCGATGAAGACGGCTCGGTCAATAGCCGTAAGAGTATCGATGGTCACCTAGCTGTAGGTGTACCTGGAACCGTGGCCGGTTTATTCGCATCGCACCGCTATGCAAAATTGCCCATGGCAACATTAATCGCCCCAGCTATAGAATTAGCAAAATTGGGTTTCGCGGTGACGGCTGCCGAAGCCAGGGGATTGAATTCACTACAATCCCGCTTCAAGCAATTCAATACCAGCGGGAATGCATTTATTAGAGATGTGCCTTGGCAGGAAGGCGATACCTTGGTTCAAACCGATCTTGCCAATACTTTGATGCGCATCAGCGTTGCGGGAGAAAAGGGCTTTTACGAGGGGGAAACCGCGCAATTGATCGTAGCAGAAATGCAGCGTGGCCACGGCATTATTACCCTAGATGATTTAAAAAATTATAAAGCGAAATACAGGGACGCTATAATATTTCCATATAAAGGATACAAAGTTATCACGATGCCCTTACCCTCTAGCGGTGGGATCATTTTACAACAGATGATGGGCATGGTTGAGCCTTATTCCATCGGGAAATTCAAACATAATTCCGCGGAAGCAGTGCAACTAATGACAGAAATCGAAAGACGTGCGTATGCCGACAGGGCCGCATTTCTTGGAGATGAAGATTTTGTAAACGTTCCTGTTGCAGCTATCACTAACCCGGGGTACCTTACCCGGAGAATGCAAGGTTATCAACCGGGAATTGCCGGGAATAGCGAACAAATTCAAGCAGGACAAATACCCGATCCCAGCGAACAAACGACGCATCTTAACGTACTGGATGCAGCCGGGAACGCCGTTTCAGTCACAACAACATTAAATGGCAGCTACGGCTCAAAGGTCGTTGTAAGCCGGGCCGGCTTTTTCCTTAATAACGAAATGGACGACTTCAGTGCTAAACCTGGTGTAGCCAATATGTACGGGCTGGTAGGCAACGAAGCCAATGCCATTGCTCCCGGCAAACGGATGCTCAGCTCCATGACACCGACGATTGTTTTGAAAGAGAATCAACCGTACATCGTAACCGGCACACCGGGAGGATCAACAATTATAACATCCGTTTTTCAAACCTTACTCAATGTCATTGATTTTAAACTGGACGCCATGGAAACCGTAAATGCGCCTAAGTTCCACCACCAATGGTTGCCGGACGTAATCGATGTGGAGGCAGACTTCCCGGAGCCGGTGATAGAAGCCTTAGAAAAAATGGGATACAAGGTGCATAAACGGGGAGCCATTGGCAGAACAGAATTAATTATCAAGCACGGGGAGAATGGACAAATTGAAGCTGTTGGAGATAAACGTGGAGATGATAGCGTAGCAGGAATTTAA
- a CDS encoding aminotransferase class I/II-fold pyridoxal phosphate-dependent enzyme has translation MFHSLSTPARTVRQSDNGKTCLFFSGFAYLGMHQNKQFLGYMKEGLDHFGSLHPSSRIANIQLQLYDELEHALSRSLFQQAAASFSSGYLAAQAASAFAYTKGTVIYAPGTHSSLIQGVTTVENASWEDWSANCLAQINGGEDDQYAILGDSVNPLASKINDYSWLDLVEKRVWLVLDDSHGFGILGDEGEGIISQLPSNDKVQLMITASLSKAFSAEGGVVASSAAAISQLKHLPQFTASTPMMPASAFAWLKAGELYDNARLKLLGNARQMHELMEEVEQVWQHPQLSISLLQDIPGKEPIYPFLLSHDILVSSFAYPNPSGPPVNRAVISAVHEPGDIALLATLIKKYYGLIP, from the coding sequence ATGTTCCACTCACTCTCCACGCCAGCTAGAACGGTACGCCAATCTGACAACGGCAAAACATGTTTATTTTTTTCGGGATTTGCCTATCTCGGGATGCATCAAAACAAGCAATTCCTTGGATATATGAAGGAAGGCTTGGATCATTTCGGTAGCTTGCACCCTTCTTCTAGAATTGCCAATATTCAATTACAATTGTACGATGAACTGGAACATGCGCTGAGCCGCAGCCTTTTCCAACAAGCGGCCGCGAGCTTTTCCAGCGGCTACCTTGCAGCGCAAGCTGCCAGCGCCTTCGCTTATACCAAGGGCACCGTTATTTATGCTCCAGGCACCCATAGCTCCTTGATACAAGGCGTAACAACTGTCGAAAATGCAAGTTGGGAAGATTGGTCGGCCAACTGCCTGGCCCAAATTAACGGCGGCGAAGACGATCAGTACGCAATTCTTGGGGATTCCGTGAATCCGCTGGCATCTAAAATCAATGATTACAGCTGGCTTGACCTGGTTGAGAAAAGGGTATGGTTAGTTCTTGATGACTCCCACGGGTTCGGCATCTTGGGCGATGAAGGGGAAGGAATTATCTCGCAACTACCTTCCAATGACAAGGTTCAATTAATGATAACGGCTTCCTTAAGTAAAGCCTTTAGTGCCGAGGGAGGAGTGGTTGCATCTTCCGCTGCCGCGATTTCGCAGTTGAAACATTTACCGCAATTTACCGCTTCCACGCCCATGATGCCCGCAAGCGCTTTTGCCTGGCTAAAAGCGGGTGAGTTGTATGATAATGCCCGCCTCAAACTCCTGGGCAATGCCCGCCAAATGCATGAACTCATGGAAGAAGTGGAACAGGTATGGCAACATCCCCAATTATCCATATCTTTATTACAAGATATACCGGGGAAAGAACCGATTTACCCGTTTTTGCTTTCACATGATATCCTGGTATCGTCGTTTGCTTACCCCAACCCTTCCGGTCCCCCTGTGAACCGGGCAGTGATATCCGCGGTACATGAACCGGGCGATATCGCTTTATTAGCTACATTAATTAAAAAATATTACGGCCTGATACCATGA
- a CDS encoding thioredoxin family protein, translating into MKRTIALIACSALMATAFKPAWEEVSLEIGSTAPKAGVKMKDVSGKTVSLNDAKKANGLLVMFSSNTCPYVIRNQGRTKDVCQFALKNKIGVILVNSNEAQRDYSDSYDAMKAYAQKQQYAWYYVIDKNAELADAFAADRTPECFLFDKSMKLIYKGAIDDHPGNAADVKEAYLVNAIKANLAGKTVSPNATASIGCNIKRKLYD; encoded by the coding sequence ATGAAGAGGACCATTGCATTGATTGCTTGCTCTGCATTGATGGCCACTGCTTTCAAACCTGCATGGGAAGAAGTTTCACTCGAAATTGGATCTACTGCTCCAAAGGCAGGTGTTAAAATGAAAGATGTTAGTGGGAAGACTGTTTCGCTGAACGATGCTAAGAAGGCTAATGGTTTATTGGTAATGTTTTCCAGCAATACCTGCCCTTATGTAATACGTAATCAAGGGCGTACGAAAGATGTATGCCAATTTGCACTGAAAAACAAGATCGGGGTCATACTAGTTAATTCAAATGAAGCCCAAAGAGATTATAGCGATTCTTACGATGCCATGAAGGCTTACGCCCAGAAGCAACAGTATGCCTGGTATTACGTGATCGATAAAAATGCGGAACTTGCCGATGCCTTCGCTGCGGATAGAACACCCGAATGTTTCTTATTCGACAAAAGCATGAAACTTATATATAAAGGCGCCATCGATGATCATCCCGGTAATGCGGCCGATGTAAAAGAAGCCTACCTGGTGAATGCCATCAAGGCGAATTTAGCAGGTAAAACAGTTTCTCCCAACGCTACGGCTTCTATTGGTTGTAACATTAAGAGGAAATTATACGATTGA
- the secG gene encoding preprotein translocase subunit SecG, which translates to MLILFGILIVLTCVLLGVIILIQNPKGGGLSGTLGGVGSQVMGVRQTTDALEKGTWILATIIAVLCMTSTIFTPKGAGGQQQKGIMEQNIGNTAPAPMPSQAPANTATLPTAPADSQAQ; encoded by the coding sequence ATGTTAATTTTATTTGGAATACTTATCGTACTAACTTGTGTACTTTTAGGCGTTATCATCCTGATACAAAACCCTAAAGGTGGTGGATTAAGTGGTACATTAGGTGGTGTGGGTTCTCAAGTAATGGGTGTTCGCCAAACTACCGATGCCTTGGAAAAAGGTACTTGGATCTTGGCTACGATCATTGCAGTTTTATGCATGACATCAACTATTTTTACACCTAAAGGTGCTGGAGGGCAACAACAAAAAGGTATCATGGAACAAAATATAGGTAATACCGCACCGGCTCCCATGCCTAGCCAAGCGCCGGCCAATACGGCTACCTTGCCAACAGCCCCGGCTGATAGCCAAGCACAATAA
- a CDS encoding M14 family metallopeptidase, whose protein sequence is MRFLLSSMILCSLLIQGAFGQEIPSPESFLGYPLGSHFTPHYKVVGYFEKVAAIAPNVKLQHYGETYEGRPLIIATITSSQNYSQLEEIRGNNLSLSNGNEANTKLPPVVWLSYNVHGNEAVSSEAAMKTLYALLQAPYAKLLDNTVVVIDPCLNPDGRERYINFYNSNVGKKYDATRFAREHREPWPGGRSNHYYFDLNRDWAWQTQVESKERLKVYHEWMPQVHVDFHEQGIDNPYYFAPAAEPFHEVITPWQRSFQVTIGKNNARYFDENGWLYFTKEVFDLFYPSYGDTYPLYNGAIGMTYEQGGSGAAGLAVMKSDGDTLTLESRIEHHFTTGIATIETTSLHAREVMNAYRDYYQQALKQPAGQFKSYVVKGKDHPQRLAALATLLRNNKIDFGYGSDVQRVNGWNYLTGKSNAVTVSGEDMVISAYQPHSTLLQVLFEPKSHLSDSVTYDITAWALPYAYGLETYGLKQDIRPANKELPQANVEDITAGKYYAYVSPWLGMNNVKFLSRLLQEGIKVRYAEVPFVANNRTFPAGSLIITRAGNHHINRFDAIIQAGAKDCNIELVPVNTGFVDKGADFGSSKIRYIKPPKVALLAGKGVSSLGMGEVWHLFDQQFDYPLTVVNQEDLTSIDLSKLDVLILADGRYNFISLKESADKLKDWVRNGGKLIVMDGAAQQLGTGDWGFKLKSGKDNEEKEKDEKAVVPELTAYAERERESVKDFIPGAIYRVDIDNTHPLAFGYGTTYFTLKQNDQVFEWMKDGWNVGVIRDDNYLSGFVGATLKDKLKQGMLLGAKELGAGQVIIFADDPIFRSFWENGKLLFANAVFLVGE, encoded by the coding sequence ATGCGATTTTTGCTATCCAGTATGATTTTATGCTCCTTGCTGATCCAGGGTGCATTTGGACAAGAAATTCCATCTCCAGAATCGTTTTTAGGTTACCCCTTGGGGAGCCATTTTACCCCTCATTACAAAGTTGTCGGCTATTTTGAAAAAGTGGCAGCCATTGCGCCAAATGTGAAATTGCAACATTATGGCGAAACTTACGAAGGGCGACCCTTGATTATTGCTACGATCACCTCATCCCAAAATTACAGCCAACTTGAAGAAATCCGGGGAAATAATTTGAGCCTATCCAACGGGAACGAGGCCAACACGAAATTACCTCCCGTGGTTTGGTTGAGCTATAATGTACATGGCAACGAGGCCGTATCTTCCGAGGCGGCAATGAAAACATTATATGCTTTATTGCAAGCGCCTTACGCCAAGTTATTAGATAATACCGTTGTGGTTATTGACCCTTGCTTAAATCCAGATGGTAGGGAGCGGTATATCAATTTTTATAATAGTAACGTCGGTAAAAAATATGATGCTACACGGTTTGCGCGAGAACATAGGGAACCCTGGCCAGGAGGGCGTTCCAATCACTATTATTTTGATCTGAACAGGGACTGGGCTTGGCAAACGCAGGTGGAATCTAAGGAGCGTTTGAAAGTTTACCATGAATGGATGCCGCAAGTACATGTAGATTTTCATGAACAAGGGATTGATAACCCTTACTACTTTGCCCCGGCAGCAGAACCTTTTCATGAAGTCATTACGCCTTGGCAGCGGTCTTTCCAGGTTACCATTGGTAAAAATAACGCTCGGTATTTCGATGAAAATGGATGGTTATATTTTACCAAGGAAGTCTTCGATCTGTTTTACCCGAGTTACGGGGATACTTACCCGTTGTATAATGGAGCCATCGGGATGACTTATGAGCAAGGGGGATCCGGTGCGGCGGGATTGGCCGTGATGAAAAGTGACGGGGATACTTTGACTCTGGAAAGTCGGATTGAACATCATTTTACAACCGGCATAGCCACCATCGAAACTACCTCCCTACATGCAAGGGAGGTAATGAATGCTTACCGCGACTATTACCAACAAGCTCTAAAGCAACCTGCCGGGCAGTTCAAGTCTTATGTAGTCAAGGGTAAAGATCATCCCCAACGCTTGGCTGCATTGGCTACACTATTACGTAACAATAAAATCGACTTTGGTTATGGTAGTGATGTGCAACGTGTCAATGGATGGAACTACCTTACGGGGAAGTCCAACGCGGTAACAGTTTCCGGTGAAGACATGGTGATTTCAGCTTATCAACCGCACAGTACCTTGTTGCAGGTATTGTTTGAACCGAAGTCGCATTTGTCGGATTCCGTCACTTATGATATCACGGCTTGGGCGCTGCCCTATGCATACGGTTTGGAAACTTACGGGTTAAAGCAGGATATTAGGCCGGCAAATAAGGAATTGCCCCAAGCTAACGTTGAGGATATCACAGCTGGAAAATATTATGCGTACGTGTCGCCATGGTTAGGAATGAATAACGTGAAATTCTTATCCCGCCTGTTACAGGAAGGAATCAAGGTGAGGTATGCAGAAGTACCTTTTGTTGCTAATAACCGTACTTTTCCAGCGGGCTCATTAATTATCACCCGCGCGGGAAATCATCATATCAACCGTTTCGATGCCATCATACAAGCGGGTGCAAAGGATTGCAATATTGAACTTGTACCGGTTAACACGGGGTTTGTAGATAAGGGCGCCGATTTTGGTTCCAGCAAGATTCGTTATATCAAACCACCGAAGGTAGCATTGCTGGCAGGGAAAGGAGTATCATCGCTAGGAATGGGGGAGGTTTGGCACCTTTTTGATCAACAATTTGATTATCCCTTGACCGTAGTAAACCAAGAAGATTTAACATCTATTGATCTGTCAAAATTGGATGTACTGATTTTAGCGGATGGTAGATACAATTTTATCTCCCTGAAAGAAAGTGCGGATAAGTTGAAAGATTGGGTCAGGAACGGTGGCAAATTGATCGTGATGGACGGTGCAGCGCAACAATTGGGCACGGGCGATTGGGGATTTAAATTAAAATCAGGAAAGGACAATGAAGAAAAGGAAAAAGATGAGAAGGCCGTTGTACCGGAGCTAACCGCTTATGCAGAAAGGGAACGCGAGAGCGTTAAAGATTTTATCCCGGGGGCAATTTACCGGGTTGACATAGATAATACACACCCATTAGCATTCGGATACGGTACAACGTATTTCACACTTAAACAGAACGACCAGGTTTTCGAATGGATGAAAGATGGTTGGAATGTCGGTGTTATCCGTGATGACAACTATCTAAGCGGTTTTGTAGGCGCTACTTTGAAAGATAAGTTGAAACAAGGAATGTTGCTCGGCGCCAAAGAATTGGGGGCGGGGCAGGTTATTATTTTTGCCGATGACCCGATTTTCAGGAGTTTTTGGGAAAATGGAAAATTATTGTTTGCCAACGCGGTGTTCTTGGTTGGAGAATAG
- a CDS encoding tetratricopeptide repeat protein translates to MTANKIIHHIFHQQSLHQVSKAELEQLVAAHPYFAAAHLLLAQKEFAAESNMNLPLIKEARLYSSNQHYFNQFITQPIEESIREIPLTTLPLEESSPLAEADQQDTSAGIEPGFTEDQDFKPFDTPNFENSFEDESSPGDEMDILPAQNIHFEGRSAAILEKAYDENNIADPGEDEFVPESAFVVPAVPSGNTETPREEEAPIETTTAIPADNLLEQHPREDDGEQWEAVIPNPSGSTEDDLSTEVPGLTAAEISIEDNDDEWEAPQAIIPVTGTHETDGVEAEAGIANTGAPGEQEPPETAPFNLAGNEEEMEAANQGGIEEEIIPQQVFTTINGTTATGQYHDLIQAEQEESTAVELEETSNVEPLSSQAHFHETEIEEEDSNFYIESSLDTKTIEEPAEMESTVQEEVSEKTGNPAAVETNTISQPAFEEAEVPQAEQALPIKIRPFEAEEFTGNELTFQPLYTEDYFAYKKLKSPADADALDEKGAREMKSFTSWLRQLKQNFSDKSSKDWYHQQLGKMYEDEAPEVSERVEKMAIDSITLQDDIISETLAEIWSSQKQYKKAISVYQKLSLLYPDKNLYFAQKIKDLELQIKHL, encoded by the coding sequence ATGACCGCGAATAAGATTATCCACCATATTTTTCATCAGCAAAGCCTTCATCAAGTATCGAAAGCCGAGTTGGAACAATTAGTGGCAGCACATCCTTATTTTGCTGCGGCACATTTGTTACTTGCCCAAAAAGAATTTGCTGCCGAGTCTAACATGAATCTTCCCCTTATAAAGGAAGCGCGCTTGTATAGCTCTAACCAACATTACTTTAACCAGTTTATAACGCAACCCATAGAGGAAAGTATCCGGGAAATACCGCTGACTACTCTTCCATTGGAAGAAAGCTCTCCACTGGCAGAAGCGGATCAGCAGGACACTTCCGCAGGTATCGAACCCGGTTTTACAGAGGACCAGGATTTCAAACCATTCGATACGCCCAACTTTGAAAACAGTTTCGAAGATGAAAGCTCACCCGGTGATGAAATGGATATACTGCCCGCGCAAAATATTCACTTTGAAGGGAGATCAGCTGCCATTTTAGAAAAAGCGTATGACGAGAACAACATCGCGGATCCCGGCGAAGATGAATTTGTTCCCGAATCAGCATTTGTAGTACCCGCTGTTCCAAGCGGAAATACTGAAACTCCCCGGGAAGAAGAAGCCCCTATTGAAACTACAACGGCAATACCGGCTGATAATCTCCTGGAACAACACCCGAGGGAAGATGATGGGGAACAATGGGAAGCAGTCATCCCGAACCCTTCCGGGTCTACGGAAGATGACCTCTCTACGGAGGTACCCGGCCTTACGGCTGCTGAAATCAGCATAGAAGATAATGATGATGAATGGGAAGCGCCCCAAGCAATTATCCCTGTAACAGGTACACATGAAACAGATGGCGTTGAAGCGGAAGCGGGAATCGCAAACACAGGCGCCCCGGGAGAGCAAGAACCGCCGGAAACGGCTCCATTCAACCTTGCAGGAAACGAAGAAGAAATGGAGGCCGCAAACCAGGGGGGCATCGAAGAAGAAATCATTCCCCAGCAAGTGTTCACGACTATTAACGGAACCACTGCTACTGGGCAATACCACGATTTGATACAAGCGGAACAAGAGGAATCTACCGCCGTGGAACTTGAAGAAACAAGCAATGTAGAGCCATTAAGTTCGCAAGCGCATTTCCATGAAACGGAAATAGAGGAAGAAGACAGTAATTTTTACATTGAAAGCAGTTTAGATACGAAAACAATAGAGGAACCAGCGGAAATGGAATCAACAGTACAGGAAGAAGTCAGCGAAAAAACGGGTAACCCCGCAGCAGTGGAAACAAATACCATCTCGCAGCCCGCCTTCGAAGAAGCGGAAGTTCCCCAAGCAGAACAGGCATTACCGATCAAGATCCGCCCCTTCGAAGCCGAAGAGTTTACCGGCAACGAATTAACGTTCCAACCATTGTATACCGAGGATTATTTCGCCTATAAAAAACTAAAAAGTCCGGCGGATGCGGATGCGTTGGATGAGAAAGGCGCCAGGGAAATGAAGAGTTTCACCTCATGGTTAAGGCAATTAAAACAAAACTTCAGCGATAAATCGTCCAAGGATTGGTACCATCAGCAACTGGGTAAGATGTATGAGGATGAGGCGCCGGAAGTATCAGAAAGGGTTGAAAAAATGGCAATTGACTCTATTACACTCCAAGATGATATTATTTCAGAGACCTTGGCGGAAATATGGTCATCGCAAAAACAGTATAAGAAAGCAATTTCAGTTTACCAAAAATTAAGTTTGCTTTATCCCGACAAAAATCTTTATTTTGCGCAAAAGATCAAAGATCTAGAACTACAAATCAAGCATTTATAA
- a CDS encoding YihY/virulence factor BrkB family protein, which yields MINLERTLKGSAPYQYLHNKSKIWILPGFGGAALYDVLKFFLQEIKSRNLADRAAAIAFNFMLAIPPFCIFLFTLVPFIPLQNIEPTLYDLAKSLTPNYNSYMIVREMIHDFLYTYRNGLLSVAFVIGFYYSSNGVMGILRSFQKMLPGFKRRKWWQNRLTAIKLTSLLVLLVLATLVLIVTQGNLFRYILKELGIMNEYTRILIGATRWLIIVLLFFFTISFIYKFGPATTTKWKFITPGSTLAAFLMILVTLGFSFWVNNFGNYNRIYGSIGTILIMMLWIYFNSFIILIGFELNASIGALKEINNAKEIELNAQEEENNMFQEDDE from the coding sequence ATGATCAATTTAGAACGGACATTAAAAGGTTCAGCCCCTTATCAATATCTACATAATAAGAGCAAAATATGGATATTGCCCGGTTTCGGTGGCGCTGCCCTTTACGATGTTTTAAAATTCTTCTTACAGGAGATCAAGAGTAGAAACCTGGCCGATAGGGCCGCTGCCATTGCTTTTAATTTCATGTTGGCTATTCCCCCGTTCTGCATTTTCCTATTTACATTGGTGCCGTTTATTCCCTTGCAAAACATTGAACCTACCCTTTATGACCTGGCTAAGAGCCTAACCCCGAACTATAATAGTTACATGATCGTCAGGGAAATGATCCACGATTTCCTGTACACGTATAGAAACGGTTTACTTTCCGTGGCTTTCGTGATCGGGTTTTACTACTCCAGCAACGGTGTTATGGGAATTTTGCGCTCTTTTCAAAAAATGCTACCGGGTTTTAAAAGACGTAAATGGTGGCAGAATCGACTTACAGCGATTAAACTTACCTCATTATTAGTGCTATTAGTACTGGCCACCTTGGTGTTAATAGTTACCCAGGGAAACTTATTCCGCTATATCCTGAAAGAATTGGGTATTATGAATGAATATACACGCATCCTGATAGGAGCCACGCGCTGGTTAATTATCGTACTGCTGTTTTTCTTCACGATTTCATTTATTTACAAGTTTGGTCCCGCTACTACAACGAAGTGGAAATTCATTACGCCCGGCTCTACCCTAGCCGCTTTTTTAATGATCTTGGTAACCCTCGGCTTTTCATTTTGGGTCAACAATTTCGGTAATTATAATAGGATCTACGGTTCAATAGGCACGATCCTTATCATGATGCTCTGGATATACTTCAATTCATTTATCATACTCATCGGTTTCGAATTAAATGCCAGCATCGGCGCCTTAAAAGAAATCAACAACGCGAAAGAGATAGAATTGAATGCCCAGGAGGAAGAAAATAATATGTTCCAGGAAGACGATGAATAG
- the mltG gene encoding endolytic transglycosylase MltG: protein MNRRKTHMPKRSNKLRIIVAILCLLAGVAVYLAYQIFGPTSKAFSDKNYFYIHTGSTYQDVIDGLTSERIVTHPDIFSFVAKQLDYPENVKAGRYQIKKGMSNFEIVRMLRNGRQVPVRLVINKLRTRADFCRLIGKNLEADSASVQHLLQDNIYLRQFGLDTNTVMCAIMPNTYEFFWNTTATKAFEKLQKEYDKFWTSTRKDKARDKGLSPNEAIILASIIEEETNKNDEKPVIASVYLNRLRKGWKLGADPTVKFALQDFGLRRIYNKHLEYPSPYNTYYVKGLPPGPICTPSTASIDAVLNAVNSDYMYFSAKSDFSGYHDFAVSWQEHLSNARKYHKALENRNIR from the coding sequence ATGAACAGAAGAAAAACTCATATGCCCAAAAGATCGAACAAGCTGAGAATAATCGTCGCTATTCTCTGCCTTTTGGCAGGTGTTGCCGTTTACTTGGCATACCAGATCTTTGGCCCCACTTCTAAAGCATTCAGCGATAAGAATTATTTTTACATACATACCGGGAGCACTTATCAAGATGTAATCGATGGATTGACATCCGAACGTATCGTGACTCACCCGGATATCTTCAGCTTCGTTGCAAAACAATTAGATTATCCTGAGAATGTGAAAGCGGGGCGTTACCAGATCAAGAAAGGGATGAGTAATTTCGAGATCGTCAGGATGCTGAGAAATGGCAGGCAAGTTCCAGTTAGGTTGGTGATCAACAAACTACGAACCAGGGCAGACTTTTGCCGCCTCATCGGTAAAAATCTTGAAGCCGATTCCGCATCGGTTCAACATCTTTTACAAGATAATATATACTTGAGGCAATTCGGTTTAGACACCAATACCGTTATGTGTGCCATTATGCCGAACACATATGAATTTTTTTGGAACACCACGGCAACCAAGGCCTTCGAGAAGCTTCAAAAAGAGTATGATAAATTTTGGACATCAACACGTAAAGATAAGGCGCGTGATAAAGGTTTAAGCCCTAATGAAGCTATCATCCTGGCATCGATTATTGAAGAAGAAACCAATAAGAATGACGAAAAGCCTGTCATAGCCAGCGTTTACCTGAACCGTTTGCGGAAGGGTTGGAAATTGGGAGCAGACCCGACCGTTAAGTTTGCGTTGCAAGATTTCGGTTTAAGAAGAATTTACAATAAACACCTGGAGTATCCCTCGCCTTACAATACTTATTATGTAAAAGGGTTGCCTCCAGGCCCTATCTGCACACCTTCCACGGCCTCCATCGATGCCGTGTTGAATGCCGTGAATAGCGATTACATGTACTTCAGCGCTAAATCGGATTTCTCCGGCTACCATGACTTTGCCGTATCCTGGCAGGAACACCTCTCTAACGCGCGGAAATACCACAAGGCATTAGAAAACAGGAATATCAGGTAA
- a CDS encoding DUF1572 family protein → MMDAKIYVDSMCRRMAAQKVLAEKTIAQLSDEQLLWQPGAGSNSIFILMKHIAGNMVSRFTDFLDTDGEKTWRNRDEEFSSKDFQGRKQLLEVWDRAWQCFFNTLHDLEDKDFSRTVFVKQEAHTAIDAINRQVVHYADHVGQIVYIGKMLQKEQWQSLSIPRKV, encoded by the coding sequence ATGATGGACGCAAAAATTTACGTGGATAGCATGTGCAGGAGAATGGCAGCACAGAAAGTACTGGCGGAAAAAACGATCGCCCAGTTAAGCGACGAACAATTACTTTGGCAACCCGGCGCGGGTTCAAACAGCATTTTTATCTTGATGAAACACATCGCGGGCAACATGGTTTCCCGGTTTACAGATTTTTTGGATACAGATGGGGAAAAAACATGGAGAAACCGTGATGAAGAATTTAGCAGTAAAGATTTTCAAGGAAGAAAACAATTGTTGGAAGTTTGGGACAGGGCTTGGCAATGTTTCTTCAATACCCTGCATGATTTAGAAGATAAAGATTTTAGCAGGACCGTATTCGTTAAACAGGAAGCCCATACCGCGATAGATGCCATCAACCGGCAGGTAGTCCATTACGCTGATCATGTTGGTCAAATTGTATATATCGGGAAGATGCTTCAAAAAGAGCAGTGGCAATCATTATCTATCCCTAGAAAAGTTTAA